One window from the genome of Clupea harengus chromosome 19, Ch_v2.0.2, whole genome shotgun sequence encodes:
- the cdca7b gene encoding cell division cycle-associated 7-like protein yields MGRRNHPKKRKMTKTTKPSQRAAVVDIFEGPSEDEDFKGFKTEPLMDLSEDSRDSLHSVDSGKADLCFHSKYITDELVHIFMDTDSEEEFKGFAADDSSPHRAQKRAKSVDSEEDSDEDTGFYSEGEGPVPPRRQSSGLCVAFRFPVKKSSALKTQTATAEPKNGKPAAQKSRGVGEQRRPRGVAQLPTRPRRGVVTAGRRGKDLSEEEEEEEEKEVSEEEDEPSEDQTQALSKRARNIQENKAMLAKLFADLNAMEQISPLTTPKKKKSSQRKSVSEAQSERRNPSRKARPRDHFGIEEVIPKLVKQFTLNKADLRKLVEVDARGRERSSKKRRSKMNRSYLPVEDITQDDLDNVADRASDKILDKENGSTCHQCRQKTLDTKTVCRSPDCVGVKGQFCGPCLRNRYGEDVRTALLDPSWECPLCRGMCNCSLCRKRDGRCATGALTSMAKHYGHSSVKEYLESLQKMLS; encoded by the exons ATGGGCAGAAGGAACCATCCTAAAAAGCGAAAAATGACCAAAACCACAAAG CCTTCTCAGAGGGCTGCTGTGGTGGACATATTTGAGGGTCCAAGCGAGGATGAGGATTTCAAGGGGTTTAAGACTGAGCCCCTCATGGACCTTTCAGAGGACAGTCGGGATAGCCTGCATTCTGTGGATTCCGGGAAGGCT GATCTGTGCTTCCATTCTAAGTACATCACAGACGAACTTGTTCACATCTTCATGGACACAGACAGCGAGGAGGAGTTCAAGGGGTTTGCTGCTGATGACAGCTCTCCGCACAGGGCGCAGAAGAGGGCAAAA TCAGTGGATTCTGAAGAGGACAGCGATGAGGACACGGGCTTCTATTCCGAGGGGGAGGGGCCTGTGCCACCCAGGAGGCAGagctctgggctgtgtgtggcCTTCCGTTTCCCCGTCAAGAAGAGCTCCGCTCTGAAAACACAGACGGCCACGGCCGAGCCGAAAAACGGTAAACCTGCCGCACAGAAGAGCAGAGGTGTTGGAGAACAGAGGCGGCCGAGGGGTGTGGCACAACTGCCCACTAGACCACGGAGGGGCGTGGTAACCGCAGGGAGGCGTGGCAAAGATctgtcagaagaagaagaagaggaggaggagaaggaggtgtcTGAAGAAGAGGACGAGCCGTCTGAAGATCAGACCCAAGCCCTCAGCAAGCGGGCCAGGAATATCCAAGAGAACAAAGCCATG CTCGCAAAACTCTTTGCCGACCTGAATGCCATGGAACAGATTTCCCCACTGACCACCCCA aaaaagaagaaatcGTCCCAGAGGAAATCAGTGTCTGAGGCCCAGAGTGAGAGACGGAACCCCTCACGTAAGGCCCGTCCTCGTGATCACTTTGGCATCGAGGAGGTCATCCCCAAACTAGTCAAGCAGTTCACACTCAACAAGGCGGACCTGCGCAAGCTGGTGGAG GTGGACGCGAGAGGTCGCGAGAGGTCGTCCAAAAAGAGACGCTCCAAGATGAACCGCTCCTACCTGCCTGTGGAGGACATCACCCAGGACGACCTGGACAACGTGGCCGACCGCGCTAGTGACAAGATCCTCGACAAAGAAAAC GGCAGCACGTGTCACCAGTGCAGACAGAAGACGCTGGACACCAAGACTGTGTGCAGGAGCCCCGACTGCGTTGGGGTCAAAGGGCAGTTCTGTGGGCCCTGTTTGAGGAACCGATATGGGGAAGATGTCCGCACAGCACTTCTGGATCCT TCGTGGGAGTGCCCTCTCTGTCGGGGCATGTGTAACTGCAGCCTGTGCCGAAAGCGTGACGGGCGCTGTGCCACCGGTGCCCTCACCAGCATGGCCAAACACTACGGCCACAGCAGCGTCAAGGAGTACCTGGAGAG CCTCCAGAAGATGCTGTCATGA
- the si:ch73-345f18.3 gene encoding uncharacterized protein si:ch73-345f18.3 isoform X2 has product MFNLQQGHHEAMRECLSTLRDRYHCSHGDGLSECLKRIKEEHGTHQITFHMKGYDFSLAVVPNDEVPTKLCSSQDRIRGLCQACKAIVAAGTKLQEMIGWLTKAEERLANQVLEVAPAYQEQRRLEDNLRENLQECHRARELSSAYREEAGKLLNEAALLSGVNP; this is encoded by the exons ATGTTCAACCTGCAGCAAGGGCACCATGAGGCCATGAGAGAATGCCTCAGCACACTCAGGGACCGCTACCACTGTTCCCATGGCGATGGACTGAGTGAGTGCTTGAAGAGAATCAAAGAAGAGCATG GCACACATCAAATCACCTTCCACATGAAAGGCTACGACTTCTCCCTGGCAGTGGTGCCAAACGATGAGGTGCCCACCAAGCTATGCAGTAGCCAGGACCGCATCCGTGGCCTCTGCCAGGCTTGTAAGGCCATCGTGGCCGCTGGCACCAAGCTCCAGGAGATGATTGGCTGGCTGACAAAGGCAGAGGAGCGGCTGGCCAATCAGGTGCTGGAGGTGGCCCCCGCCTACCAGGAACAGCGCAGGCTGGAGGACAACCTGAGGGAGAACCTGCAGGAGTGCCATAGAGCCAGAGAGCTGTCCTCCGCCTACAGGGAGGAGGCCGGGAAGCTCCTTAATGAAGCAGCGCTGCTGTCGGGCGTCAACCCCTGA
- the si:ch73-345f18.3 gene encoding uncharacterized protein si:ch73-345f18.3 isoform X1, translating to MPFTNVLCCCFRSSENTLQPNEEVSNERQPLLQGQPQSARQSRPAHNDASQRSGRFIARHVGIPELDQRFEDVAEMFNLQQGHHEAMRECLSTLRDRYHCSHGDGLSECLKRIKEEHGTHQITFHMKGYDFSLAVVPNDEVPTKLCSSQDRIRGLCQACKAIVAAGTKLQEMIGWLTKAEERLANQVLEVAPAYQEQRRLEDNLRENLQECHRARELSSAYREEAGKLLNEAALLSGVNP from the exons ATGCCGTTTACGAACGTACTTTGTTGCTGTTTCAGGTCCTCAGAGAACACCCTACAACCGAACGAGGAAGTTTCCAACGAG AGACAACCTCTTTTGCAAGGGCAACCACAGTCTGCACGCCAGTCTCGTCCAGCACATAATG ACGCATCCCAGAGAAGTGGCAGGTTTATTGCCCGGCACGTTGGCATCCCTGAACTTGATCAGCGCTTTGAAGATGTAGCCGAGATGTTCAACCTGCAGCAAGGGCACCATGAGGCCATGAGAGAATGCCTCAGCACACTCAGGGACCGCTACCACTGTTCCCATGGCGATGGACTGAGTGAGTGCTTGAAGAGAATCAAAGAAGAGCATG GCACACATCAAATCACCTTCCACATGAAAGGCTACGACTTCTCCCTGGCAGTGGTGCCAAACGATGAGGTGCCCACCAAGCTATGCAGTAGCCAGGACCGCATCCGTGGCCTCTGCCAGGCTTGTAAGGCCATCGTGGCCGCTGGCACCAAGCTCCAGGAGATGATTGGCTGGCTGACAAAGGCAGAGGAGCGGCTGGCCAATCAGGTGCTGGAGGTGGCCCCCGCCTACCAGGAACAGCGCAGGCTGGAGGACAACCTGAGGGAGAACCTGCAGGAGTGCCATAGAGCCAGAGAGCTGTCCTCCGCCTACAGGGAGGAGGCCGGGAAGCTCCTTAATGAAGCAGCGCTGCTGTCGGGCGTCAACCCCTGA